The Raphanus sativus cultivar WK10039 chromosome 2, ASM80110v3, whole genome shotgun sequence DNA segment aaataactaTCAACCAACTTTGTTTCTAATCTAATCTTCAAAGGCAATTATAAAGAAACAAAGGGCCATCAACGCATGGGTGTTCCAAAATATAATGTTTCGTGTCTCCAAAACAAGCTCAACAACACATAACCCccccaaaaaaattaaacttgaTTTTGGCATTGTCATATCCAAATCAGGTATCCGCAGCTAGTACCAAAAAGGAGAAAAACAATATTCCGGAAAAAAGAGTCTAAACAAGAACAACCAACTtgttccaaaaataaaaccCACACAACCACAAATGCTAAATGGGACGAACGCAGTTTGTTCGGTTGTGTCCAAATCCTCCACACCTACCACATATGTTCTtactctccttcttcttcggtgcctacaaaaaaaaaaaaaataagtggATGAAACAACATAGTAAACAGAAACAGAGGAGTTACAGACCCTGAACTCTCCAATGGAGGTTTTTCGTGCCTTGCGACGACGCCCGGGCTGCAACTTCGTCATGGGGGGGTATACAACCTGCTCCCTTACTTCATCTGGTAAGTCAACATCCCTAGGGGCTTCGTCAGGATTGATCTCACCTGCATAAGTCTCCCTCCAAACAGATGTCTTATACCAATGACCGCATAGTGTCTCCGTAGACACCCCAATTCCGTTGGCTGCAAGAATAGCATGACCACACGGTATTTTGATATGGTCAAAATACTTGCAGCTACACTTTCTCTCTGCTAGCATCACCTTGTCAGACCTCCCAAACTTGCCCAGCACCTGACAAGTCCACTCATTAACAGAATTTATGTAACTTCCATTAACAGTCGCCATGTTTTTCGTCATCTCTTTGTCAACCTCAACAGTTACACCTCCAGTGTGTTTAGCTGCCTTCTTACGACGAGCACTAAACCACCTGGTCATCATCCTCTGTATGAACTTAACCAACTCAAGAATGTTAGCTCCCCTCCCTTCCAATAGGGCATTGTTTAGCTGCTCAGCAATATTGCTGGTCATGATGTTATATCTGTCTCCGGGGAAATTGCATCTTGACCAACGAGCAGTCCCAATTTTCCCAAGATACACACCACACGCACTGTTTGTTGATCTAACCTTACCATACAGTTCCTTGTACTCACGTGGCATGTGAGCCATCGCTGTCTTAGTAACCAACTCAGCAAGGTGCTTACTTGAATACCTCGAATTCACGTTTCTAGCCAAGTGTACTATGCAAGCTCCATGCTTGGCTTGGGGATAAATCTTACTCACAGCATTGGAAATACTCACGGCCCTGTCAGAGATTATGGCGAGAGTTGGGGAATCACTAAGAATCCTCTCCACTTTTTGCAAAAACCATGTCCACGCATCCTCATCCTCAGCATCCACAATTGCAAAAGCAAGGGGGAAAATCTGAAAATTAGCATCCTGGCCACTTGCTGTCAACAACACCCCCTTGTACTTGCCGCTTAGATGGGTACCATCAATAACCAACACATGCCTAAGCTTTCGAAATCCACTTATGGAAGCACCAAATGCTAGGAAGAGATAAAGAAAACGTTCATCGCCATCATCGTCGACGTCTGTTTCCAAGTCAGCAACTGTACCAGGATTTGCAAGCTTTAGCATGTGAAGATACTCAGGGAGCTTGGAGTATGCATCCTCATCAGTTCCACGCACACCAATTATCGCTTTTTCTTTTGCCCTGTAGCACGTCATATAAGATGCATTCACACGGAGGTCTTCCAAAAGGAGTTTCTGTAAATCCCGAGCAACAGGAGCTTTCCCTGGGTTTCCAAACTTTGCTTTGTAAACAGCGGCAATTACTCTAGAAGTAGCTCTGCTCTTGTAACCTTGTCGAAACTCAATAGGGCAGAGATGCTCAAGTTTAGCCTTCCTTATCTCATAGTATCCACATCCACGGATCTCGTGAGCAGTCACACGCCAATCACACCTCTTGTCAGGGCACTCAACCACAAAAGAATCAACCTTTGTCCTAGTCTGCGTGTACCTAAACTGCTTCTTTATAGCATAGATTGCCAAAGCAATCTGACAATCCTCCTTGCTTCCAAAAACTTTTCCAACAGCTATTTCACCATAATGATCTCCAACATCCATGTCTGGGATTTCTGAAACATCGTACTCTGTGTCATCAAACATGGGAGGTATGTCGAACTCGTCGTCGTCAACGTCAGCGAGTTTGCGAGCTGGTCGCTCTCCCAAGTCGTCAACACGAGGTCCGCCGCTACCACCGCCCATCCAAGGGTTATAGTCCTCGGGCTTTGGTGTGTTTCCGTAGCTATCACCACCCCTGGAACCGCCAACATCTGCATAAGTTCTCGGCCCTGATCTTCTATTCAGACCCGATAAAATCTCTTCCTCGTTGAACACTACGTTAACAGCATTGGAACCTTTGTAGTCCCCTTCCAACAACGGCTTCCAAAACTCCTCGTCGTAGCCTCTCGGCCTCAGTTCTATCTCGTCAAGTAGGACATCTCCTTCATCGTTAACTCCAGAACTGAGGACACTGCTTTCTCCTCTAACTGTGCCCCCGCTAATCACATCTTTTTCGACCCTCTCAATCTCCTTTATAAATTCATCGTCTTCCACGAGGTTTATGACCTTAGTTTTTGAAGCAGCTGATGAGACGTAACCCCTTTTAGATGAACCGGACGAAAACTTAGCAACATCTGGTGACACGAAACCCAATCCTGAATCGTCCACGAAATCGCTGTCCACAACCGGGGGGTTCTCGGTAAAATGAGCAAACAAATTCATCCCACCTTTCACTTTTAGATGCTTGCAGAAATACTTCACAATACCGTCGCTAGTTATCAACACCGGTGGGGTCTTAATCCCAGTTGCAAGCTCCAAGCTTGTTGGTGGCCAGTAGCTCAATGCAACACCAAACCGCGAATCGTCTACTCCAAACTCCCGTAGTACGTTAGCCTCAAGCTCCTTAAATCCAATACCGTCGTATACAGCCACCATACGACCCATTCGATGCTTCTCTACGACGAAATCCCAGTTACCTCCATCTCCACAAACCCAGACGCCGCTAAAAACCAAACATTGTTCGTCCATCCTCTACGTTCTTTCCTTCGAAAAAACACAGATTCGTCAAAGTTAAAGGACACAACACAAGAAAAAATGGATGACAACGTTTATTATCATGTAAAAATCAGAAATTTTGCCCAAAAGAACACCAAATGAGTCACCTTTCTCAAACTACAGCTGCAGCTAGTTGGCCTCCTGCTTGGCGACCACAGATAATATGCATTTATGGAAGATGACCTACTTTTTCAAAACTCATGAATAGTGTCTGTTCGATACCTCTCCATCTGACGGTCTATAATTGTCTCATAAACCCAAGCAGAAACCTAAATGTCTCAACAAAGGAAACACGTTTGCTCGATCTAACTGGTCCCCACAGAGTgggaataaacaaatattaaaactaactCAGGCATACAAAGCGCTTAACTCGGGCAAAAGGATAGAAATGACAAATCACTAGGGAAGAGAGAGTAGAGAAGTGCCTCTCATGTGGCAAGTGTCTGAAcgtgataaaaaaaagaaaaaagtgtcGGTGGAAGTAATCAACTCTTCTATTGTTGAGGATGCATGGAGAAAACTTCCTCTCTATTTCTTTCCcttgttttcatttttcatttctttttatctttaaaatcTTTAGATATTCGGTTAAGATCCTCTCAATAGGGCTGCCTTGATATCTTACTgttttaatcaatttttcttTAGGTGTTAAAAAATCAGTTTCTTTCATTTATTGGAAAGAACAATAATTTGTACTCATTCTTTTTCTGAAAGCTAAGAACCTCcatcaatataaatagatatttaggGAGTATctatgtaattaaaaaaatattatagaaattaagAAAGTGAAGACAaaagtttctaaaaaaaactCTTGAGATACTCCTAATAACCTATATGAACAtgttcaaataaagctttttctaaagattaaaagaaaaagaaattcaataactaaaattattaaaatactatttttttagtttgtaaCATCAATTAAGATACTGCACTGTTTGTGGCCATAATGTAGTTTTTCTTCACTTCCATTTCAGATgatatttaaatgtatttttgttatCATCTTACTGAAAGCTTAAGTTTGCCGATACAAAACACAAGTAACAAATTTTTAgatgaataaattttacattttcataaacaaaaaaatgtcatACATTCAGATTTGGTGAGATAGCTTTTACATTGATGTGGTGTTTATTAGATCAGAAAGATTATTAACAAAACTAGTTCATCTAACGTAGCTAATGTAAGTATGTAACTACACATACATCTTAACAAATCCATCATTGCTAGCATGGGTTAATTATAAGAACATCTCGACCTTATTTTTGCTTCtataacaatatttaaaatcaaaatcactCTAATTTCATCTCTATTTTTAcctataaaatagaaattgatatttttctctatttatatagaaaaaaacatatctctatattttactcaatgtttgaagatttttattttataaaaatacattaaagtAAAActcatttatattatagaattcATCTATTTTacagataaaaatagaaaaatacattggagaCATTGAAGCTATATTTTGACATGCCAGTATgattaaaaaatgttattatattcTATGCACGTTGCAGCAGTCACTTTATTTATATGAAAGACTATCTTTCTACTCTCGATTTGAGTCCCAAAAATGATAAAAACTCATCAAACCGATCAAAGTAGAGATATTCAGCAAGTGGGTGTGTGTGGTCAGTGGTGTGAAGACTCTTTTTACCCAGCTCAAAAGGGTTCCAAGTTGCTAAGTGAAACATATACACAGATAAGGGAAAAAGTATTATAAAAGAAAGTTAAGGCAAAGATATTGCGTTCTGGCAAAAACAGGTTTCTATGCCAAAAGACGAAATGTAATCCCTTATAAGAGTTACTCTTTTATAAAAATCACGTATGTGAGAGAAAAATGAGAGAGATTCTCAAGCACATGCCCCTATCTTTCTTACTTAATTCTGATTGATTagatatcatatatataatgccaCAGTTTTCTCTCTTTATAGAGCATCCACGTCAGATTCTCATTATTGAGTGTGGGTCCCGCgtaattttggttttctttggTCGGATGTGTTGTTGTTTGGTCTGATTAAATTTGGTTTTGTTGATTATGAGAGAATCACACTTTGGGCTGCTGGGCTTCCGTGTACAAACTCAGTTTGTTGATAATGAGAAAATCATACTTTGGGCTGGGCTTTCTTTTATGTTTAACGTTTTGAGCTTTGGTTTGCTAGGACATCATTCTGACATTCTTCCATTGTTGAAGTCGTCGTTTTGTTTGTCTCTTTGCCTTCATCCACTGCAAACCATTTTAATCTCTTTGCCTTCCTCGACCTTCAACGTATTTTTAAATTCGAGAATAAGTTTTGGGTTAAGTGCAATAAACTCTGTAACGTTTCGGTGGTATTCTTCGTCAGTTGCGGTCGTATTCTATAAATAGGAGATGGATGATGCTGTGACGATCGTTCGCAATCACTCTCAGTTCGCCATCGAACCGTAAggtaacaaatttttatttcagGAAACTTTTATGAACATGGCCTATTCATTGAAATTACTTTTTTCCAGCAATGTTGTGGTCTACCTGACCTTATGGGACGAAGCTGCGGCAACATTTCGGGGACTCATAAGTTCAGGCGAAAGAACACAGTTTATAATGGTGGTCACAACTGTGAATCCCAAAATCTTTGCAGctttgtaaaatgttaagattatttgtcaaattggttttcgtaaattcaattttattccGTATTAATCTATGATACAACCCATTTCTAACGAAACACTTACTCTCTACAGGTAATCTGTACCTTAACTCCACCCTAgcaacaaaattttattttgccATGAATCCTCCAGTTCACAGCTAGGTAATATTCCAGTTTGCTTATATTGATCTTGAATAAATCACTTACTAACATATATGATTTACTTCCAGCTTAGGAGGACCAGTTGGTGAAGCTTTTCATTGCATCGATTCCAATGAAGGGATTAAGAAAAAGGAACATGTCTCCATTTGAGATCTGAACAAATTCATCTCCAACTCTGATGAGCAGGTAccagttatatttatatattgtaagaAGTGTCGTCTCTGTTGAAATGAGTCTTATAAGATGGTTTGATATTGGTTTGTTTTAGACCTAAGAAGTAAAATTCATTTGCAAGACTAGAGTTCTTGAGGTGCTCCTCATGCACTGGCTGCAGCAGAAAGTTAGATCAATCAGGCACTTCTCTCCGTTGCAACCGTTATGTTAATGCCAACATCACCGGTGGTATCAAGTGAGAATTTTTAGCTGTTTAGTATCGTAATCATTGTTCATTGGAGACGACTTTGTTCCATTGTGCCCACTAATAAATCCGTTTCCCGAGGTACCGTGTTGAATTGTCTGTTGATGACGGGAATGACAATGCCACTTTTGTGTGTTTACGATAGGGAGATGCTTAAACTCACTAAGAGAGATGCCGCAACTCTAACTGTCGATGAGGTTtgtttcccaaaaaaaaaaaaaaaaatacaaagcaGAGCACCGCATTGTGAAGTTACAAAATGTTTTCACTTATTGCAGATGAATGGTGGTGGGGACGAGCAGCTCCCGCAGTGTCTACAAGCACTTGGCGGAAAAGAATTTGTGTTCCAGATCCGGGTTACCCCATTCAAATTCACCCCAAAACACCGCACTTTCACAGTTAATGGAATAAGTGACCACATCGAACCAAaggtattatatatatgattctgTTAAATTTTCCCTTAACCGACGCATTATATAACACATGTTCATCCGTTAACCAGACTTTCAACACCAAAGAAGCTTCGATTGTTGGTGGAGAAAGTGGCGAAGCATCTGCTTCCGCCAGTACGTTGGTTGAAGGTGGAGGGTATGATCCAAATCCAACCGGTGGTAAGGTGAAGGATGGTAGCCGCAAACGTCCCCGTGAGTGAAGCTACTCAGCTGTGATCCGTCAACCCAACTCTGCTCCCGTTCTTTTTTATTATCAGTACCTTGAATAACTATGCTTTTTAGTTTCGGACTATGAcacttttttaatttaatatctaCGATGAGTTGACGTTATATTAAGTTTATTCGAAGAAAAAGCATAAATTGTTATCTCGCGTACAAACCGATAGGGCAATATAAACAAAAGGCAGGCGACAACCAAAATTAAGACAGGTCCTATTTGGGAGAAATCATATAAGAATTAGTTTATTACATTCTGAAAAAATAGATCGCACAATTAAAACCTATAATCTACTGAATAATATTTACAATTCGTCTGGACCACATATATGATTCAAGCAGTGaagtcttttttaaaaatatgtttcaatcTACACAAGCCTGTTTAAGTTTTTATTAGACTAATGTGTATTCATGTTGTCAATAAAATTGtatccatttttaaaataacaaccaGGCACGTGTGTCCCAAGTTATTAATATCGAAGCAATCAACACTTTTAACCATAATAATACAACAACACCAATCCTTTTCTTCTAATACAACTCCCACCACTTCCTAACCTTTACATCACTACTCTTACTCtacccaccaccaccatcaaGAATTTGTAAATCCCTCAACATCGGTTTTGCTAACgtccccgcgcttgcgcggggctccacccctagtatatatatataccactGTTAAAGAGCAACACAATTAATAAGTTCTCAACTTAATATCTCAAAGATTTCAACACAAAATAAAACAGATGAATATCTCAAATATTTAGATATCCTATCACAAATATCTCAAATCATCATTAAAGCAATATTATTAATAGGTTCTCACAGATTTcgacagaaaataaaatagatgaaTATCTAAAAAGTTTAGATATCCGTCAAAAGTGtcaaaatatcttatttaaaatatttttgacagAATATCTAAAACGTTTGAAATAttcatctattttattttgtattgaaatCTGTGAAATATAGAAGGTGAGAACCTATCAATAATGTTGCTCTTAGACTCATAGTGATAGAAATATAAGCATAATCTTCTAATAGTTACTCAGATTTAACCAACCAAAATCTATGTCTCTTCATATAGTTATagatctattctattaaaagtttatatgaaatttatatcAGTAACATTTTTTGAAtgaattataacatttttattttactcGGTTCAATTCAGTCAAGGCCGTATCAAAAAGCGCATATACTCATAATTTATTCagattaatatttgattttggtGCAATAAACAAACCTTGATGAATGATCTCGTCAGCCGGTGCGTGGCTTGgaattaataaacataaatttagctTTTACAATACCAAAAGAAATTTgccaaattataattttaaggtGGGTTCTGGTGACTAGTCAATTTGCATAAATGTATACTTTATTAATGTTATAtggtatatatgtatataaagaaagatggaaatataaaacaattttttcttttgctatctGAAGTTATATTATTAACATAGCCAGAAGGCCCAAGCCGAAGCATAATACATATCAAACAAAAAGGCCCACCAGACCAACATTACAAGCCCAAACAACGGGAAAAAACAAAATCACCGCTTTCCATCCACGTGGTACAATCAAGATCGAAAAACGACGTGTGGACAGAGAACCGACACCACCACAACCGACTGGAAATCGCCGGAACCGAACCATGTTCCTCCTCCGGCGCACCGGAAACACAGAACCACCGGAAAAACGAGTTTGTCTTCAGCAAATCATCACAGAACCTAACCTCCGGATTCACCGGGACATGACCACGGCCACCGAAAACACCACCAACGACTGTATTGGGGGTAAAGTCTTCTGCAGCTACAACACCTCCGTCTAGGCTTTGGAGAAAGGCAATCGGTGAGAAACCGAACTCTCATCCAACCTCAGACCACCAAACACGCGAACGAAACCACCACACAGCTCGAAATCTTCCGCAGGAAACCATGTTAGCCGGCGACCACCGAAAAAGAAACGGCAAGGCCCCAGAGTCGAAGGCCAGTCATCCACCAATCGGTTGGTGCGATACTGGAGTTGATAACCGGACATGCAATTTAGAGAACAAACCATGCCGGGCCGGAGAAAACATCTAGATAGAAacggtaaaataaaaaaaaaagagcaaaagCCTAAAGATACTGagccggaccggcggtggctgAAATAGCCAAGACCGCCGGCCGGAGAACTTGAATCTCGTCAGACGAGGGTTAGAAAAAAGACGGAGAGATTTTCAGAAGAGAGAGAAACTTTTTTAGATTCTTACAAGGCTATTGCATGTCTGGAAATAAAACAATTTGCACGGTGGCATcctagaaaaatattttttttttttttttgctaaactaaTAAGGAAATCTGTTGTTAGGAGGGATCGAACCCTGGACCATTACCATATACACTGGATACTTCACCGACAGGGCGAAGACATACTTTTATCCTAGAAAAATATTCCATTTCAgttatatattaacattttccATTTGTTGGGTTATGTGCTTTTAAACAATGTGAAATCAAGCTTGATAATAATAACAGAAAGAAACCGGTATTCTCTATAGTTTAGTTATAAAACATTGACATAAATGTGAAAATAGATGAATATGTGGATGCTTTGtttacttaataaaaaaaacagttgcCTCTTATCTAAAACATAGCTCTCTCTTTTTTGCCCACgctaatataaaactaaaacatataaaacaaaatatatagaaagcAAGTAACAGCTAGGAACCGATAAGACCAcctaggttttttttttctagtacCATGATTCTTATGTTGAGATTATGTGAgtccatgtccaactctatcttatccgattagtacgatattatCCACTTTGGGTTTAAAAGGCTGGCCCACATGGTTTTTACTTTTGGGCTCCTTCCCAAAAGGTCTCGTTCTGattagagttggacatctcCTTATACATTAGACTTTCTTTTGTCTAATATCCAATATGAGACTTAGATTGACATCTCACATTCTCCTCCTCAAACTAAGAACCACAACTCACAACTCATCTCTTGTGTGTTTCCTAATCACAGGGATTTCCTTTGAAAATGCTTCTCCCACAACATCACAGGTTCCATGATTTTCTGACGTTTCTGCAAATAgaccttcttctttttttctcttctacCCGTTCTTACTTAAAGGGTATTTTTGGTCTTTTTGCATCTCTTCGtcaaaccgctctgataccaattgttgagATTATGTGAgtccatgtccaactctatcttatccgattagtacgatattgtccactttgggcctcAAAGGCTGGCCCGCATGGTTTTTACTTTTGGGCTCTTTCCCAAAAGACCTCGTtctaattagagttggacatctccttatatattagactttcttttgtttaatatCCAATGTGAGACTTAGATTGGCATCTCACATCTTAGAGAAACGTCCATAAATCTTTTAGTTTCTGGTTGTAGTTATGCTTTGCAATGATCTGTGAGCATTGGAATTCTACGTCTgctgttttcttttttgcatCTTTCATTAATtgatagatagctttctttcaAATTCTTGTGTTTCAATAGTAGATTGTATTCTCGTTTTCTGTATTTAAGTCTTGTTTAAACTTTGATTTATAATAATTCCACTCCGTATGACTGAGTAGATTATGCaggctttgttttcttttgaactttgaaatttattttcGGTGAAACTTaagttttctttatatataacatatccAACTTCGTTTCCCagagaaggaaaaaagaaaatagacgCATGCATCAATAATGTTTTCAATCGATTGTCTCGGCCGACCGTTAGAGAGATTAACTATGGATTCCTGATTTGGTTAGTAGACTGTTCTACTAATATGAAAGCTCGAAAATACAATTTCTTGCAATGAAAATAATTAGTGAAGGAGAAAGAGAAACTAGGAAGACACTAAATCTTTGATGGTTGGTCACGTAGGGTCAGATCTAAGTACATGCAAACAATGGGGGGTCAATTCTACATTTATAAAAGCTAGCCCTAAAAGGCTGTATTATTCTTTTTACAAAATgggtatgttttttttaaagggCTTATAAAATGGGTATGCTAATTGTTGAAGTTCTTCTCCTGCTTTTTTCCCCTTCCACTTGATTAACGTCCGCGGTACTTTCTGTAATGCGACTCTTAACCATTCTTCGAGGTTTTCTGTCGAATCTTCTTTAACAAAACGAATGTAACGTTATAATGTACAGTTCAGTTCATTTACCTTAGTTCGTTGTTAGTTTTGgaaacaaaataagaaaattattattgtttcaACTAACACATACATTATCGGATTTCCTTTTATAGTTTGGACcaaaatacattattttgataattcactaattttcaaataaaattggatgaaaataaaaaagtaactatagatttatcaatattttatcaTCAAAACTAATCGATAAAAGTTTTTAAAGATAAATCAGAAGATATTTCGAATACTTAGAGCGGTTCCGATGGAACTATAAAACATCAAGAGTAAGATGACTTTGTTTCCGATAGAAatgcaaaataatattattccaCCAAAATTGATGTTTTTAGGGGTTGTATTCagtttaacatttgatgtgatttaatttttaatgaagttttagatgatttcaataagCTGCAGAGAGTTAGATGATTTTTGTTAAGCTATTCTAGAATATCACATAAAATCATGGAAtttggattttaatttttgtttaactaagaaactccacccaaacaccctaaaatcatctgaaaactttaaaactccacaacttaaaatattttcaataacagtggatatATTTCAGAGTattttacgaaatgtcaagtttaataacagtgaattttaaatgaatttttagaattcatatttgaataacagagaatttttcattttaatacaaatcacctaaaactctcggttgaatacacctcTCTTATAGTTACAATGGCGTATATTCAGCACTCCAAACATTATTAAATaagtattttactatatttcatttaataacatagttaaattattattagcTAATTCAATTctataactaataaataaaccatattattttatattcttcatttattattttaaaaatagtaaacattaaagtttattttttcaattaatgATCCTAAATGAGTACCATCATTTGTATCAAATtgtaactaaattaaatatcatatatacttttatattataacatcaaattataaaatataaaatttatataatgataactagttaattatatatagttaaaatagttaaaaattaaaataatatataatattatttttggtacGAAATTTGGTATTGTATATGATTGGAgtgttttgaccaaaaaaatatgattggAGTCTAAGGACACCTTGCACGTTATATGCCTCACATAGTACATACATTCAGGGGCAATTTCCcccataaattttattttttcctttaaatgCTATGGAGAATTTGATTGCCCCAAttgaaaaaaagtttttaactaagaaactccacccaaacaccctaaaatcatctgaaaactttaaaactccacaacttaaaatattttcaataacagtggatatATTTCAGAGTattttacgaaatgtcaagtttaataacagtgaattttaaatgaatttttagaattcatatttgaataacagagaatttttcattttaatacaaatcacctaaaactctcggttgaatacacctcTCTTATAGTTACAATGGCGTATATTCAGCACTCCAAACATTATTAAATaagtattttactatatttcatttaataacatagttaaattattattagcTAATTCAATTctataactaataaataaaccatattattttatattcttcatttattattttaaaaatagtaaacattaaagtttattttttcaattaatgATCCTAAATGAGTACCATCATTTGTATCAAATtgtaactaaattaaatatcatatatacttttatattataacatcaaattataaaatataaaatttatataatgataactagttaattatatatagttaa contains these protein-coding regions:
- the LOC108841185 gene encoding uncharacterized protein LOC108841185; the protein is MTGMTMPLLCVYDREMLKLTKRDAATLTVDEMNGGGDEQLPQCLQALGGKEFVFQIRVTPFKFTPKHRTFTVNGISDHIEPKTFNTKEASIVGGESGEASASASTLVEGGGYDPNPTGGKVKDGSRKRPRE